The following are encoded together in the Tripterygium wilfordii isolate XIE 37 chromosome 18, ASM1340144v1, whole genome shotgun sequence genome:
- the LOC119984092 gene encoding protein MODIFIER OF SNC1 1-like — protein MTSNILRGERRWTSARRGGMTVLGKVSVPKPINLPSQRLENHGLDPNVAIVPKGTLSWGSKSSSSATNAWGSSTLSPRTDGGSGSPSHLSTRPSSGGSATRPSTAGSDRAHEANSNTWGSNSRPSSASGALTLTSNQSSLTSLRPHSAETRPGSSQLSRFAEPPSENPGAWGATGTAEKLGVTSSKNDEFSLTSGDFPTLGSEKDNAGRNSLPQGNASINSNAKCETENSWRRDNPPYSEDGMKTSMEKWPVDPPPYHNPNMPPPHYDAWHGLPVNNHPGGIWYRGPPGGPPYGAPVTHGGFPMEPFHYYRPQIPATALANQHPGPPPSVGPRMHHPKNGDMYKPLMPDAYIRPGMPIRPGFFPGPVAYESYYVPPMVYCNSHERDIPFMEMTAGPSAHNRHSGQSAPDNSNLHSRPCGYGPPGKPLVSEQAESSHSHDTCGPHKVLLKQHAGWDEKHDQKCNESSASYLEKEDQSRKSSWDDDWQGDYKKDEEVNIKGGKPGEEASVASDVQGGSSVTAKLNSTENVGYVKAQDEDFVKKSENMTFVVPEGPAALKDSSLIQKIEGLNAKVRASDGRQDVTSVSIREEQTNKLPACGFKANHPSNDAGIGPVYLESSHVGTVTKSVSRESGVHAGDTGAGDKSFDASVTATSRRPAHGMNSRADHRGSKGRFNLQEADGWQKKSSAVDFPIPAAASQSETSVSHMQNNTSVEPTEKSGSYPQGKNEREAVSPIFDSGDSQLQHAKMRELAKQRVKQRQKEQEERAREQKAKALAKLEELNKRTLAMEGLNQKAETGSTGSIQTKHEESQVSTESTLVASKSAELTSTAFSNTITVVQISDCSATRVLKPAFLVGDLPVETLKSTNRGPVVSVDVSASIEVVASEMASSLKLSESSGQPRRKNNRGGKNKYKADATSSMAVVPSSLSMETNILDTPADASNLMAEESALNPSSIQSVSAGQDSNEPSEPHLSLPNEDTHGRVNSQWKLQHARRMRNQQGNRSAEKFHGGDAVVWAPVRSQNMAEVANEVGNNSVTENTNSVKNDQLLQNNPRNKRAEMERYIPKPVAKEMALQESLQQPVALSTRQTVSEEIVGRPVSPAGPAIWKGGPVIEAGNRDIKQKRPGKVHGSWRQRGSAESSIGQSLQDRKYNTSNSSNNVPKYNENQQPQKSNVSLMKEQPKHTDEWGSSDGWYMPENPESSDGGYMPENSESSAPVTVYKVKDQGVKGKRHSTKGKKGLGNMQNQDQKRIKSDEDMDKSNSQSVVPVICQIEFPAALKENRGNREQSTSHWQPKLQASSAPNQGTTSNIGQGVGAEVGRGNRRDPTFQDRKSLPPQQRMETMEAGIVQSASLSEKSKVEEAPGVRHPEAKRERKISSVKGQSHSPNEVPGGLGEQEPSSNMGFQHEESSFRFQKNGSRNSHFGREHESRGHWGAAGQDNRQHNQPANRDRQRNTSHYEYQPVGPQTNNKTQNLEQSKDASHNSGLKSRDRGQNNSRRGGGNFYGRQSSTSTV, from the exons ATGACATCAAACATTTTAAGGGGAGAGAGAAG ATGGACTTCTGCAAGAAGAGGAGGTATGACTGTCTTGGGGAAAGTTTCAGTTCCGAAACCTATAAATTTACCCAGCCAAAG GTTAGAAAATCATGGTCTGGACCCAAATGTGGCAATTGTCCCCAA GGGCACCCTTAGCTGGGGCAgtaaatcatcttcttctgcaaCAAATGCATGGGGTTCTTCAACTCTTTCGCCCCGAACTGATGGTGGTTCTGGTTCACCAAGCCATCTGAGCACTCGTCCTTCATCTGGTGGAAGTGCTACTCGACCATCAACAGCTGGCAGTGACAGAGCCCACGAAGCTAACTCTAACACGTGGGGTTCTAATTCTAGACCATCATCGGCTTCTGGAGCATTAACATTAACATCAAATCAGTCATCACTTACATCACTACGTCCTCACAGTGCTGAAACAAGACCTGGTAGCTCACAATTATCTCGATTTGCTGAACCACCGTCGGAGAATCCAGGGGCATGGGGTGCAACTGGAACAGCAGAAAAGTTG GGAGTTACATCATCTAAGAATGATGAGTTTTCTCTTACATCTGGAGACTTTCCTACACTTGGTTCAGAAAAAGACAATGCTGGAAGAAACTCGTTGCCCCAAG GTAATGCTTCTATAAATTCAAATGCTAAGTGTGAAACTGAAAATTCTTGGAGAAGAGATAACCCCCCGTACAGTGAAGATGGAATGAAGACAAGTATGGAGAAGTGGCCGGTGGATCCTCCACCATATCACAATCCAAATATGCCCCCACCTCATTATGATGCATGGCATGGTCTTCCGGTAAATAATCATCCCGGTGGCATATGGTATAGAGGACCTCCAGGTGGTCCTCCATATGGGGCTCCCGTTACTCATGGGGGTTTCCCAATGGAACCATTTCATTACTACCGTCCTCAGATTCCAGCTACTGCTCTTGCCAATCAACATCCTGGTCCACCTCCTAGTGTAGGACCAAGAATGCACCacccaaaaaatggagataTGTACAAGCCCCTTATGCCTGATGCTTACATTCGCCCGGGTATGCCAATTAGGCCTGGTTTTTTCCCTGGTCCTGTGGCCTATGAGAGCTACTATGTTCCTCCCATGGTCTACTGCAATTCCCATGAACGAGACATTCCATTTATGGAAATGACGGCTGGTCCTTCTGCACACAACAGGCACTCAGGTCAAAGTGCTCCTGATAATAGCAATTTGCATAGTAGACCTTGTGGATATGGTCCTCCTGGCAAGCCATTGGTTTCCGAACAGGCAGAATCTAGTCATTCTCACGATACTTGTGGACCGCACAAGGTTCTTCTTAAGCAGCATGCTGGTTGGGATGAGAAACATGATCAGAAGTGTAACGAGAGTAGTGCATCATATCTTGAGAAGGAAGATCAGTCAAGAAAATCATCTTGGGACGATGACTGGCAAGGAGATTACAAAAAAGATGAAGAGGTGAACATAAAAGGAGGAAAACCTGGTGAAGAGGCTTCTGTGGCTTCAGACGTCCAAGGTGGCAGCTCTGTTACTGCCAAATTAAATTCAACTGAAAATGTTGGATATGTGAAGGCACAAGATGAAGATTTTGTGAAGAAATCAGAAAATATGACTTTTGTTGTTCCAGAAGGTCCTGCAGCCTTAAAAGACTCAAGTCTGATACAAAAAATAGAAGGTTTAAATGCAAAAGTTAGGGCTTCAGATGGACGACAAGATGTCACATCTGTTTCCATTAGGGAGGAGCAGACAAATAAATTACCAGCTTGTGGTTTTAAGGCCAACCATCCATCTAATGACGCTGGTATTGGTCCTGTATATCTTGAGAGCAGTCATGTTGGTACTGTCACCAAAAGTGTCTCCCGTGAATCAGGTGTTCATGCTGGAGATACGGGTGCTGGAGATAAGAGCTTTGATGCCAGTGTAACTGCAACCTCTAG GAGACCTGCTCATGGCATGAACAGCAGAGCTGATCATCGTGGCAGCAAAGGAAGATTTAATTTGCAAGAGGCTGACGGGTGGCAAAAGAAATCTTCAGCCGTGGACTTCCCAATTCCAGCAGCAGCTTCACAGTCCGAGACTTCTGTTTCTCACATGCAAAACAATACGTCTGTGGAGCCAACAGAGAAGTCAGGATCCTATCCTCAGGGAAAGAATGAGAGAGAGGCTGTGTCACCGATCTTTGATTCAGGTGACAGTCAGTTGCAG CATGCTAAGATGAGAGAGCTAGCCAAGCAACGTGTTAAACAACGACAGAAGGAGCAGGAAGAGCGGGCAAGAGAACAGAAGGCGAAAGCTCTTGCGAAATTGGAAGAGTTGAACAAGCGGACTCTGGCAATGGAAGGTTTAAATCAGAAGGCCGAGACTGGTTCAACTGGTTCTATACAGACTAAGCATGAAGAATCCCAAGTTTCTACTGAATCAACCTTGGTTGCCAGTAAATCTGCAGAACTAACCTCAACAGCTTTTTCGAACACAATTACAGTTGTGCAGATTAGTGATTGTAGTGCCACCAGAGTTTTAAAACCAGCCTTTTTGGTTGGTGACCTGCCTGTGGAGACACTGAAGAGTACAAACAGGGGACCTGTTGTGTCGGTTGATGTTTCTGCATCTATTGAGGTTGTTGCTAGTGAAATGGCATCTAGCCTGAAATTGTCCGAGTCGTCAGGACAACCAAGAAGGAAAAATAACAGGGGTGGCAAGAACAAGTACAAGGCAGATGCTACATCATCTATGGCTGTTGTACCATCATCATTATCTATGGAAACTAATATTCTTGACACTCCCGCTGATGCCAGCAACCTGATGGCAGAAGAATCAGCATTGAATCCTAGTTCGATTCAGTCAGTGAGCGCTGGTCAGGATTCAAACGAGCCCTCAGAGCCGCACTTGTCATTACCAAATGAAGACACCCATGGAAGAGTAAATAGCCAGTGGAAACTTCAGCATGCTCGCAGGATGAGAAATCAACAAGGTAATAGATCAGCAGAGAAATTCCATGGTGGTGATGCTGTTGTTTGGGCCCCTGTGCGTTCACAGAACATGGCCGAGGTTGCCAATGAAGTCGGTAATAACTCTGTAACTGAGAATACCAATTCTGTAAAGAACGACCAGTTGCTACAGAACAATCCTAGAAACAAGAGGGCAGAGATGGAGAGATACATCCCAAAGCCTGTAGCTAAAGAAATGGCTCTGCAAGAAAGCTTACAACAACCGGTGGCTCTTTCAACCAGGCAGACTGTATCTGAAGAAATTGTCGGCCGACCCGTTTCTCCTGCTGGACCAGCTATTTGGAAGGGAGGGCCAGTAATTGAGGCTGGGAATCGGGACATTAAGCAGAAAAGGCCAGGAAAAGTTCATGGATCGTGGCGCCAACGTGGTTCTGCAGAATCTTCCATAGGTCAAAGTTTGCAAGATAGGAAGTACAATACTTCAAACTCTAGCAATAATGTTCCAAAATATAATGAGAACCAGCAGCCGCAGAAGTCCAATGTAAGCTTGATGAAAGAGCAACCAAAGCATACTGATGAATGGGGCTCTTCTGATGGCTGGTACATGCCCGAGAACCCTGAATCTTCTGATGGCGGGTACATGCCCGAGAATTCTGAATCTTCTGCACCAGTCACAGTTTATAAGGTGAAAGATCAGGGAGTCAAAGGAAAGCGCCATAGCACGAAGGGGAAGAAGGGCCTGGGCAACATGCAAAATCAAGATCAGAAGAGAATCAAGAGTGATGAGGACATGGACAAATCGAACTCACAATCTGTAGTTCCTGTGATATGTCAAATAGAATTTCCAGCTGCTTTAAAAGAAAATCGTGGAAATCGGGAACAATCAACTTCTCATTGGCAACCCAAGTTACAGGCTTCTTCAGCTCCCAACCAAGGCACTACCTCGAATATTGGTCAAGGTGTAGGGGCTGAAGTTGGTAGAGGAAACAGGAGGGATCCTACTTTCCAGGATAGAAAATCCCTTCCACCTCAACAGCGCATGGAAACCATGGAAGCTGGTATAGTTCAGTCAGCTTCTCTCTCCGAAAAGAGCAAAGTGGAAGAAGCTCCTGGTGTACGGCATCCAGAGGccaagagagagaggaagatatCGTCAGTAAAGGGCCAGTCCCACTCCCCAAATGAAGTTCCTGGTGGCCTCGGTGAACAGGAGCCTTCATCAAATATGGGTTTCCAACATGAGGAGTCGTCTTTCAGATTCCAGAAAAATGGTAGCCGTAATAGTCATTTTGGTAGAGAGCATGAATCTCGTGGTCATTGGGGTGCTGCGGGGCAAGATAATAGACAACATAACCAACCTGCTAACCGTGATAGACAGAGGAACACTTCCCACTATGAGTACCAGCCAGTTGGGCCCCAGACTAACAACAAAACCCAGAACCTTGAGCAATCAAAGGATGCTTCTCATAATAGTGGTCTGAAATCCAGGGATAGAGGCCAGAATAACTCCAGGCGTGGTGGTGGAAACTTCTATGGGCGGCAAAGTAGCACTTCTACTGTTTGA